The DNA segment TTCCGCGAAGGTCAGGCCTCAACGCGGGCAATGCATCGGCCGTGAGCGAACCCGGCAGACGAATCTCTACCGCGACCGGCAGGTGATCGGAAATCGGTTGTGCCAGCACTTCGACCTTTTCCAGAGTCAGGGTCGGGCTGAGCAGAATATGATCAAGGCAGCGCTGAGGACGCCAGCTGGGGAAGGTCGCTTCCACCTGCGGGTCCAGCAGGCCAAGATCGCGTAACGGAGAGTGTTGCAGCAGATCGCTGGCGTGGGTGTTCATGTCGCCCATCAGGACTTGATGCTTGTAGCCACCGATCAGCTCACGAATATAGGCCAGTTGCAGGCTGCGCGTACGCGCGCCAAGGGCCAGATGCATCATCACCACCACCAGCGCTTCCGGACCTTCGCCGAAACGCAGCAGAATTGCCCCGCGACCTTTCGGCCCGGGCAGCGGGTGATCTTCGATCGCCCACGGCTTGAGTCGACTGAGCACGCCGTTGCTGTGCTGCGCCAGTCGGCCGAGGTTGCGGTTGAGTTGTTGATACCAATAGGGGAAGGCGCCGAGCTGGGCCAGATGTTCGACCTGATTGACGTAGCCCGAACGCAGGCTGCCACCATCGGCTTCCTGCAGGGCGACCAGATCGAAGTCGCCGAGCAGATCACCGATCTTTTGCAGATTGCCCGAGCGCCCGGTGTGCGGCAGCAAATGCTGCCAGCTGCGGGTCAGGTAATGCCGATAGCGCTCGGTGCTGATGCCAACCTGGATGTTGAAGCTGAGCAAGCGCAGACGCTGGTCCGCGGGCAAGCCCGTGGACGCCAGGTGATGCTCGTTGACCTGCGGATCATGCAGGCCAACGCTGCGTTCAGACTTCCAGCGGCGCATGGCGAGGGCCGCGCTTAGTTGGCAGCCGCCTTGGTGGCCGCGCGCTCTTTGGCGACGAGGTCGTCAGCCAGCTTCAGCGCTTGTTCGGCGCCCCCGGCCGAGCCGATGTCGAAACGGTATTTGCCGTTGACGATCATGGTTGGCACGCCAGTGATTTCATACTTCTTGGCCAGCTCACGGGCCTTGACGATCTGGCCTTTGATGGCGAACGAGTCGAAGGTGGCGAGGAACTTGTCCTTGTCCACGCCTTGAGTGGCGAGGAAGTCAGCCATGTCGTTCTTGTCGGTCAGCTTCTTGTGTTCTTTCTGGATCGCGTTGAATACCGCAGCGTGAACCTTGTGCTCGACACCCATCGCTTCGAGGGTCAGGAACATCTGGCCGTGAGCGTCCCACGGGCCGCCGAACATCGCCGGGATACGCACGAAGTTGACATCGGAAGGCAGTTTTTCAACCCATGGATTGATCACCGGCTCGAACGCGTAGCAGTGCGGGCAGCCATACCAGAACAACTCGACCACTTCGATCTTGCCAGGCACTGCAACCGGAACCGGGTTGGCCAGTTCGACATAAGGGGCGGCAGGGGCTTCAGCGGCCTGGGCGGTGACGCCGAACAGGCTGGCAGCGACGAGGGCGGCGCTGATGATCAGATTACGCATGCTTTACTCCTGAACAATTTGGGTCGCCTCGCTCGACCTGTTTTCAGACAAGTCCTGGCGGGCATGAGTGCTGTAGTGTAACGGCAGCGGCCACAAAAAAGGGCGGCCAAAGCCACCCTTTTTATACTTGCTGCGATGGATTAATCGAGCGTTAACGTTGCCGGAGATGTCCGTCTCGCTCAGCGCCCGAAACCACGCCTCAGTGCAGGCCCTGAATGTAGCTGGAGACGGCCGCAATGTCTTCGTCGCTCAGCTTGCGGGCGATGGTGCGCATGGTCATCGCGTCACCGTCATTGGCCCGACCGCCTTCTTCCTTGCGGAAGTCGGTCAGCTGTTTGGCAATGTATTGCGCGTGCTGGCCGCCCAGATGCGGGAAGCCGGCGGCGGCGTTGCCAGAACCGTTCGGCGAGTGGCAGCCGGTGCAGGCAGGCAAGCCTTTGTCCAGGTTGCCGCCACGGAACAGCGCTTCACCGCGTGCGACGAGTTTCGGATCGGCGGCGCCGACGCTGCCTTTCTGGCTGGCGAAGTAGGCGGCGAGGTCAGCCAGGTCCTGATCATTGAGGTTGGTCAGCAAGCCGGTCATTTCCAGCACGACCCGCTTGCCGTCCTTGATTTCTTTCAGTTGCTTGGTCAGGTAGCGTTCGCCTTGCCCGGCCAGTTTCGGAAAGTTGGGTGCCATGCTGTTGCCGTCCGGGCCATGGCAGGCTCCGCATACGGCCGCTTTTGCCTGGCCTGCTGCGGCATCGCCGGCAGCATGGGCGAAGCCTGAAATTCCCACGGTCAACAGCAGACTCACGATCAGTTTGTTCATCAGCTAATCCAACTACGGCTAAGGGTTAAGTTATGGACCGGGTTTACTCTCGCTCATCCACAGGATGATGGCCTGGTAATCCTCGGCACTGCAGTCCATGCACAAACCACGCGGCGGCATCGCCTTGAAACCCTGGGTCACGTGTTGCACCAGCGTCCCCATACCTTTCGCCAACCTCGGCGTCCAAGCTTCCTGATCGCCTCTTGCGGGCGCCATGGGTAGTTGGCCGGAATGACAGGCACCACAAACACGGTTGTACACTGCTTCCGGATCCTGTGTAGCCTGTGCGCCGCAAAGCGGCATCAAGACTCCGGCAGCCAGCAGCCATTTCGTCATAAAACGACCTTTTCAGGGTTGAGAGCGATCTGCGTTCTAATGCGCAATCAAGGTTTGTCGCTCTCGTGAACTTCATCCTTCGCTGGGACAAAGCACACACAAAATCTGCGGCATTATATACTGGCGTCACTGAAACGGAAGCGACACCGCGTTCCGCGCCCAATCCCGGCGCCGCCCACATCGGAAATCCCATGCAACTCAAGAATCCCATCCTCGGCCTGTGCCAACAGTCCACGTTCATGCTCAGTGCCGCCAAAGTCGATCAATGCCCTGACGACGAAGGCTTCGAAGTGGCGTTTGCCGGTCGTTCCAATGCCGGTAAATCCAGCGCACTGAACACTTTGACGCACGCCAGCCTGGCGCGGACCTCGAAAACGCCGGGTCGCACACAGCTATTGAATTTCTTCAAGCTAGACGATGATCGGCGTCTGGTCGACCTGCCGGGCTACGGTTACGCAAAAGTACCGATCCCGCTCAAGCAACACTGGCAGCGTCACCTTGAGGCTTACCTCGGTGGCCGGGAGAGTTTGAAAGGTCTGATTCTGATGATGGACATCCGCCATCCAATGACTGATTTCGACCTGCTGATGCTCGACTGGGCCGTCGCGGCCGGCATGCCGATGCACATCCTGCTGACCAAAGCCGACAAGCTCACCTACGGCGCGGCAAAAAACACGCTGCTGAAAGTACAGTCGGAAATCCGCAAAGGCTGGGGCGACTCGATCACCATCCAGCTGTTCTCCGCACCCAAACGCATGGGCCTGGAAGAGGCCTACACCGTCCTGGCCGACTGGATGGAACTGGCAGACAAAAACCCCGAGGCCGCTGCCGAGTAAATTCAGAATGGGAAAAAATTGGTTGTAGTGTGGTCAGGCAAGGCAAAAGTAGCGCTAAAAAGCGGAGTTTAGGGGACCTAAATGAGCATTTTTAGCGATGCTTTTAACGCAGCATGGCCGCGCTACAGCCGATTTTTGGCAAAAAAAAGCCCCGGGATTCAGTGGGGAGGTCGAATTCCGGGGTTCAAGTTCCGAACCGCTAGGGCGGGGTTCAGATATCTGCCAACACTTAACACAACATAGGAGCATCGAAGGGCTTCACCAGCCATTCAGTACCTCTGAGTGTTCAGTCGCCAGATTAGTTCAGATTTTTTTCGAAAAGTTTGGAATAGCTTCCAGCGCGTTCAGGTCTAAGCCCGTTTTCAACGGGTTTGCCGCGACCTCTGTCGCGGCAAGACACGCGCCTCAGTGCGCCTCATCCCAGTTATTGCCCACACCGACTTCAACCAGCAACGGCACATCCAGTGTCGCCGCTTCGCTCATGTGCTGACGAATCTCGGCGCTGACCTGCTCGACCAGATCCTCACGCACCTCCAGCACCAGTTCGTCGTGCACCTGCAGGATGACCCGGGCATCGAGCCCGGACGTCGTCAGCCAGTTGTCCACCGCGACCATGGCTTTCTTGATGATGTCGGCGGCGGTGCCTTGCATCGGCGCGTTGATCGCCGTGCGCTCGGCGGCGGCGCGTTCCTGCGGCTTGTTGGAGTTGATCTCCGGAAGGTACAGGCGACGGCCGAAGAAAGTCTCGACGTAACCCTGATCCGCCGCCTGCGCGCGGGTGCGCTCCATGTACTCGCGAACCCCCGGATAACGGGCGAAATACGTGTCGATGTAGGCCTTGGCGGTCTTCGTGTCGACGCCGATGTCCTTGCCCAGTTTTTGCGCGCCCATGCCGTAGATCAGACCAAAGTTGATCGCCTTGGCGCTGCGACGCTGGTCGGAACTCACCTCCTGCAGCTCGACCTTGAACACTTCGGCAGCGGTGGCGGTGTGCACGTCCAGGTTGTTGCGGAAGGCGTTCATCAGGCCCTCGTCGCGCGACAGGTGCGCCATGATCCGCAGTTCGATCTGCGAATAGTCCGCCGCCAGCAGTTTGTAGCCTTTCGGCGCCACAAAGGCCTGGCGGATGCGTCGGCCTTCAGCGGTGCGCACGGGGATGTTCTGCAGGTTCGGATCGCTGGAAGACAGGCGACCGGTCGATGCCACGGCTTGATGGTACGAGGTGTGGATGCGCCCGGTACGCGGGTTGATCTGCTCCGGCAGGCGATCGGTGTAGGTGCTTTTCAGCTTGCTCATCGAACGGTGCTCCATCAGCACCTTTGGCAAGCGGTGATCGTCCTCGGCGAGTTTCGCCAGCACTTCTTCGGCGGTGGACGGCTGGCCTTTGGCAGTCTTCTTCAGCACCGGCAGGCCGAGCTTTTCGTAGAGGATCACGCCCAGCTGTTTCGGCGAACCGAGATTGAATTCTTCACCGGCGATTTCGAACGCTTCGCGCTCCAGCGCGACCATCTTGTTGCCCAGCTCGATGCTCTGGATACCCAGCAGTTCGGCGTCGACGAAGGCGCCCTGACGCTCGATGCGCGCCAGCACCGGGACCAGCGGCATTTCGATATCGGTCAGTACGCTGGCGAGACTCGGAATCGCATTGAGTTTTTCCACCAACGCCTGATGCAGGCGCAGGGTGATGTCGGCGTCTTCGGCTGCGTACGGCCCGGCCTGTTCCAGCGCGATCTGGTCGAATGTCAGCTGCTTGGCGCCTTTGCCGGCAATGTCCTGAAAGCTCACAGTGGTGTGGTCCAGATATTTCAGCGCGAGGCTGTCCATGTCGTGACGGGTCGCGGTGGAGTTGAGCACGTAGGACTCGAGCATGGTGTCGTAGGCAATCCCGCGCACACTGATGCCTTCGTTCTGATCACCACCGATGGCGCAGTTGGCGAGGATGTTCATGTCGAACTTGGCGTGCTGGCCGACTTTCAGCTTGTCTGGATCTTCAAGAATCGGTTTCAGCGCGCGCAACACGCTGTCGCGATCCAGTTGCTCCGGCACGCCGATGTAGGAGTGGGTCAGCGGGATATAGGCGGCTTCGTTGGCCTGTACGGCAAACGACAGGCCGACCAGTTGCGCCTGCTGCGCGTCGATGCCGGTGGTTTCGGTGTCGAAGGCGAACAGCTTGGCGTTGCGCAGTTTTTCCAGCCAGACGTCAAAGCGTGCCTGATCGAGGATGGTTTCGTACGCGGCCTCAGCAGGCGCAGCGGCTGGCTCGGCGAGTGGCGCGCTGAACAGATCATGCGCGGGCGCCGGTTCGGCCGCCGCGCTCAGTTCCAGGCGCTTGGCGTCGCGATCGAGATCGTTGAGCCAGCTCTTGAATTCCAGCAGGGTATACAGCTCGTACAGCTTGGCTGGGTCTTCCGGGCCCATCTGCAGATCGTCGAGGCCGATATCCAGCGGCACGTCGATCTTGATGGTCGCCAGTTGGTAGGAGAGGAATGCCATCTCCTTGTGCTCTTCGAGCTTGGCCGGCAGGGTCTTGGCGCCGCGAATCGGCAGGCTCGGGACGATGTCGAGGTTGGCGTACAGCTCAGTGAGGCCGCCATTGACCCCAACCAACAGGCCGGACGCGGTTTTCGGGCC comes from the Pseudomonas granadensis genome and includes:
- a CDS encoding endonuclease/exonuclease/phosphatase family protein; protein product: MRRWKSERSVGLHDPQVNEHHLASTGLPADQRLRLLSFNIQVGISTERYRHYLTRSWQHLLPHTGRSGNLQKIGDLLGDFDLVALQEADGGSLRSGYVNQVEHLAQLGAFPYWYQQLNRNLGRLAQHSNGVLSRLKPWAIEDHPLPGPKGRGAILLRFGEGPEALVVVMMHLALGARTRSLQLAYIRELIGGYKHQVLMGDMNTHASDLLQHSPLRDLGLLDPQVEATFPSWRPQRCLDHILLSPTLTLEKVEVLAQPISDHLPVAVEIRLPGSLTADALPALRPDLRGSPE
- a CDS encoding c-type cytochrome; this encodes MNKLIVSLLLTVGISGFAHAAGDAAAGQAKAAVCGACHGPDGNSMAPNFPKLAGQGERYLTKQLKEIKDGKRVVLEMTGLLTNLNDQDLADLAAYFASQKGSVGAADPKLVARGEALFRGGNLDKGLPACTGCHSPNGSGNAAAGFPHLGGQHAQYIAKQLTDFRKEEGGRANDGDAMTMRTIARKLSDEDIAAVSSYIQGLH
- the yihA gene encoding ribosome biogenesis GTP-binding protein YihA/YsxC, which produces MQLKNPILGLCQQSTFMLSAAKVDQCPDDEGFEVAFAGRSNAGKSSALNTLTHASLARTSKTPGRTQLLNFFKLDDDRRLVDLPGYGYAKVPIPLKQHWQRHLEAYLGGRESLKGLILMMDIRHPMTDFDLLMLDWAVAAGMPMHILLTKADKLTYGAAKNTLLKVQSEIRKGWGDSITIQLFSAPKRMGLEEAYTVLADWMELADKNPEAAAE
- the polA gene encoding DNA polymerase I codes for the protein MSQAPLVLVDGSSYLYRAFHALPPLTTSKGLPTGAVKGVLNMLKSLRKQYPDSPFAVVFDAKGGTFRDEMYAEYKANRPSMPDDMRVQIEPLHQSVIALGFPLLCVDGVEADDVIGTLARSSAAADRPVIISTGDKDMAQLVDGHITLVNTMSGSSMDVEGVKEKFGVAPEQIIDYLALMGDSSDNIPGVPGIGPKTASGLLVGVNGGLTELYANLDIVPSLPIRGAKTLPAKLEEHKEMAFLSYQLATIKIDVPLDIGLDDLQMGPEDPAKLYELYTLLEFKSWLNDLDRDAKRLELSAAAEPAPAHDLFSAPLAEPAAAPAEAAYETILDQARFDVWLEKLRNAKLFAFDTETTGIDAQQAQLVGLSFAVQANEAAYIPLTHSYIGVPEQLDRDSVLRALKPILEDPDKLKVGQHAKFDMNILANCAIGGDQNEGISVRGIAYDTMLESYVLNSTATRHDMDSLALKYLDHTTVSFQDIAGKGAKQLTFDQIALEQAGPYAAEDADITLRLHQALVEKLNAIPSLASVLTDIEMPLVPVLARIERQGAFVDAELLGIQSIELGNKMVALEREAFEIAGEEFNLGSPKQLGVILYEKLGLPVLKKTAKGQPSTAEEVLAKLAEDDHRLPKVLMEHRSMSKLKSTYTDRLPEQINPRTGRIHTSYHQAVASTGRLSSSDPNLQNIPVRTAEGRRIRQAFVAPKGYKLLAADYSQIELRIMAHLSRDEGLMNAFRNNLDVHTATAAEVFKVELQEVSSDQRRSAKAINFGLIYGMGAQKLGKDIGVDTKTAKAYIDTYFARYPGVREYMERTRAQAADQGYVETFFGRRLYLPEINSNKPQERAAAERTAINAPMQGTAADIIKKAMVAVDNWLTTSGLDARVILQVHDELVLEVREDLVEQVSAEIRQHMSEAATLDVPLLVEVGVGNNWDEAH
- a CDS encoding thiol:disulfide interchange protein DsbA/DsbL, translated to MRNLIISAALVAASLFGVTAQAAEAPAAPYVELANPVPVAVPGKIEVVELFWYGCPHCYAFEPVINPWVEKLPSDVNFVRIPAMFGGPWDAHGQMFLTLEAMGVEHKVHAAVFNAIQKEHKKLTDKNDMADFLATQGVDKDKFLATFDSFAIKGQIVKARELAKKYEITGVPTMIVNGKYRFDIGSAGGAEQALKLADDLVAKERAATKAAAN
- a CDS encoding c-type cytochrome, with the protein product MTKWLLAAGVLMPLCGAQATQDPEAVYNRVCGACHSGQLPMAPARGDQEAWTPRLAKGMGTLVQHVTQGFKAMPPRGLCMDCSAEDYQAIILWMSESKPGP